From Cellulophaga lytica DSM 7489, a single genomic window includes:
- a CDS encoding glutathione peroxidase: MITLLTIFSSCSSKHKAKPNTSIYNIKVMGLEGKPINLEDYKGKKILFVNVASKCGFTGQYEELQKLYDTYKNNLMIIGAPCNQFGGQESGTEEEIKTFCQRNYGVTFLMTEKLEVKGSNQHPLYAWLTKKELNGNTNTSVKWNFQKYLIDEDGNFVNYYYSTTSPLSKKITKHLKP, from the coding sequence ATGATAACATTACTCACTATATTTTCTTCATGCTCATCTAAACATAAAGCAAAACCCAACACTAGTATTTACAACATTAAAGTAATGGGTTTAGAAGGAAAACCTATTAATTTGGAAGATTACAAAGGTAAAAAGATACTTTTTGTAAACGTTGCCTCTAAATGTGGTTTTACAGGTCAGTATGAAGAATTACAGAAACTTTATGATACCTATAAAAACAATTTAATGATAATTGGTGCACCTTGTAACCAATTTGGCGGTCAAGAATCTGGCACAGAAGAAGAAATTAAAACTTTTTGCCAGAGAAATTATGGTGTTACATTTTTAATGACTGAAAAATTAGAAGTTAAAGGCAGTAACCAACACCCATTATATGCCTGGCTTACTAAAAAAGAGCTTAACGGTAATACAAATACTTCTGTTAAATGGAATTTTCAGAAATATTTAATTGATGAAGACGGGAATTTTGTAAACTACTACTACTCTACTACAAGTCCCTTAAGCAAAAAAATAACAAAACATTTAAAACCATAA
- a CDS encoding Lacal_2735 family protein has translation MFGLFKKKSPVEKLQEQYKKLMKEYHALSVSNRSASDAKFAEAEVIQDKIALLMKNENEIS, from the coding sequence ATGTTTGGATTATTTAAAAAGAAATCACCTGTAGAAAAATTACAAGAGCAATACAAAAAACTGATGAAAGAATACCATGCTCTTTCTGTTAGTAACCGTAGCGCTAGTGATGCTAAATTTGCAGAAGCAGAGGTTATACAAGACAAAATAGCGCTGTTAATGAAAAATGAAAATGAAATTAGCTAA
- a CDS encoding TspO/MBR family protein, whose translation MKMKLAKYITLFLILNFSALALGVLLMDNGAQSNWYLQLNKAPWTPPGWVFGAAWTFIMICFAAYLGFLAKQSKNFKFILLFAIQWFLNVGWNFAFFNQHYISIGLVLITALTLLVIYMFYKYKSIVKNISILILPYIIWLCIATSLNAYILIYN comes from the coding sequence ATGAAAATGAAATTAGCTAAATATATTACTCTATTTTTAATACTAAATTTTAGTGCTTTAGCATTAGGTGTATTGTTAATGGATAACGGAGCGCAATCTAATTGGTACTTACAACTAAATAAAGCTCCTTGGACGCCTCCAGGATGGGTTTTTGGTGCTGCCTGGACCTTCATTATGATTTGTTTTGCAGCTTATTTAGGTTTTTTAGCCAAACAGAGTAAAAACTTTAAGTTTATTTTACTATTTGCCATACAATGGTTTTTAAATGTTGGATGGAATTTTGCCTTTTTTAATCAACATTACATAAGTATAGGTTTAGTACTAATTACAGCATTAACTTTACTAGTAATTTATATGTTTTACAAGTACAAGTCTATAGTTAAAAATATATCAATATTAATTTTACCATATATTATTTGGTTGTGCATAGCTACATCATTAAATGCATATATTTTAATTTATAACTAA
- a CDS encoding SRPBCC family protein: MKIYTLHKKQKLPITIDQAWEFLSKPENLKTITPDYMGFFILSGADRPMYQGQIIQYIVTPVLGIKTKWVTEITHMVKNKYFVDEQRFGPYALWHHKHFIKEVEGGIEMEDIIDYKVPFGILGQLIHPFLVKPKLEEIFEYRKEKLESLFGILK; this comes from the coding sequence ATGAAAATCTATACATTACATAAAAAACAAAAATTACCTATTACTATAGATCAAGCCTGGGAGTTTTTATCTAAACCAGAAAATTTAAAAACAATTACGCCAGATTATATGGGCTTCTTCATTTTATCTGGTGCAGATAGGCCAATGTATCAAGGACAAATAATACAATACATAGTAACACCTGTACTAGGTATAAAAACCAAATGGGTAACAGAAATTACGCATATGGTAAAAAATAAGTATTTTGTAGACGAGCAAAGATTTGGCCCTTATGCGTTATGGCACCATAAACATTTTATTAAGGAAGTAGAAGGTGGTATAGAAATGGAGGATATTATAGATTATAAAGTACCTTTTGGAATATTAGGACAATTAATACATCCTTTTTTAGTAAAACCCAAACTAGAAGAAATTTTTGAATACAGAAAAGAAAAATTAGAGTCCTTATTCGGTATTTTAAAGTAA
- the murA gene encoding UDP-N-acetylglucosamine 1-carboxyvinyltransferase, producing MGTFKIEGGQRLQGEITPQGAKNEALQILCAVLLTPEEVQINNIPDIVDVNKLIALLEDLGVKIQKRGKGSYTFKADDVNLDYLQSDQFKEDGRGLRGSIMLVGPLLARFGKGYIPKPGGDKIGRRRLDTHFEGFINLGAKFRYNKEEYFYGVEADKLKGTYMLLDEASVTGTANIVMAAVLAEGTTTIYNAACEPYLQQLCKMLNRMGAKITGVGSNLLVIEGVDELGGTEHRMLPDMIEIGSWIGLAAMTKSELTIKNVSWDDLGQIPTVFRKLGITLERKGDDIYIPEHKDGYEIQNYIDGSILTIADAPWPGLTPDLLSIILVVATQARGEVLIHQKMFESRLFFVDKLLDMGAKVILCDPHRATVIGHDFKSTLKATTMVSPDIRAGVSLLIAALSAKGTSTIHNIEQIDRGYENIDERLRAIGAKITRV from the coding sequence ATGGGGACATTTAAAATTGAAGGCGGTCAACGTCTGCAAGGAGAAATTACTCCGCAAGGAGCAAAAAACGAAGCATTACAAATACTATGTGCGGTATTATTAACACCAGAAGAGGTGCAAATTAATAACATACCAGATATTGTAGATGTAAATAAACTTATAGCTTTATTAGAAGATTTGGGTGTGAAAATCCAGAAAAGAGGTAAAGGATCTTACACCTTTAAGGCAGATGATGTAAATTTAGATTACTTACAGTCAGACCAATTTAAGGAAGATGGTCGTGGTTTACGTGGTTCTATTATGCTTGTTGGGCCGTTATTAGCACGTTTTGGTAAAGGATACATACCAAAGCCAGGCGGAGATAAAATTGGCCGTAGAAGATTAGATACGCATTTTGAAGGTTTTATTAACCTAGGCGCTAAATTTAGATACAATAAAGAAGAGTATTTTTACGGAGTAGAGGCAGATAAGTTAAAAGGTACTTACATGCTTTTAGATGAAGCCTCTGTAACAGGAACAGCAAACATAGTAATGGCAGCTGTTTTAGCAGAAGGAACAACTACAATATACAACGCAGCCTGTGAACCATATTTACAACAGCTATGTAAAATGCTTAACCGTATGGGGGCAAAAATTACAGGTGTAGGCTCTAATTTATTGGTTATTGAAGGTGTAGATGAGCTTGGAGGTACAGAACACAGAATGTTACCAGATATGATTGAAATTGGTAGCTGGATTGGTCTTGCTGCTATGACAAAAAGTGAGCTTACTATTAAAAATGTTAGTTGGGATGATCTTGGGCAAATACCAACTGTATTTAGAAAATTAGGTATTACACTAGAACGTAAAGGTGATGATATTTATATACCAGAGCATAAAGATGGGTATGAAATACAAAATTATATAGATGGTTCTATTTTAACAATTGCAGATGCACCTTGGCCAGGCTTAACACCAGATTTGTTAAGTATTATATTAGTTGTAGCTACACAGGCAAGAGGTGAAGTGTTAATACACCAAAAAATGTTTGAAAGCCGTTTGTTTTTTGTAGATAAATTACTAGATATGGGAGCAAAAGTTATTTTGTGTGATCCGCACAGGGCAACAGTTATTGGTCACGATTTTAAATCTACATTAAAAGCAACAACAATGGTGTCTCCAGATATTAGAGCAGGGGTATCTTTGTTAATTGCTGCATTATCTGCAAAAGGAACCTCTACAATACACAACATAGAACAAATAGACCGAGGTTATGAAAATATAGACGAGCGTTTAAGAGCTATTGGAGCAAAAATTACGCGAGTTTAA
- a CDS encoding DUF4290 domain-containing protein: MNLVENLQYNTERDQLIIPEYGRHFQKMVDYAVSIEDAEERNKVAKAIISVMGNLQPHLRDVPDFQHKLWDQLFIMSDFKLDVESPFPITTKEMLQERPEPLEYPQNFPKYRFYGNNIKRMIDVAVEWEKGDMRDGLEYAIANHMKKCYLNWNKDVVDDSAIFNHLYELSNGRIDLAAKNETLTDSGQFLKNRVAKSNTRYTNGKNNQRNNNNRGKKRY, encoded by the coding sequence TTGAATTTAGTAGAAAACTTACAGTATAATACTGAGCGAGACCAGCTCATTATTCCAGAATATGGTCGTCATTTTCAAAAAATGGTAGACTACGCAGTATCTATAGAAGATGCAGAAGAACGCAACAAAGTGGCTAAAGCTATAATTAGCGTTATGGGTAATTTGCAGCCTCACCTTAGAGATGTGCCAGATTTTCAGCATAAGCTTTGGGATCAGTTATTTATAATGTCAGATTTTAAATTAGACGTAGAATCTCCTTTTCCAATAACAACAAAGGAAATGTTGCAAGAGCGTCCAGAACCATTAGAATATCCTCAAAACTTTCCGAAATACAGATTTTACGGTAATAACATTAAGCGTATGATAGATGTTGCTGTAGAATGGGAAAAAGGAGATATGAGAGATGGTTTAGAGTATGCAATTGCTAATCACATGAAAAAGTGCTACCTAAATTGGAATAAAGATGTTGTAGATGATAGTGCTATTTTTAATCATTTATATGAGTTAAGTAATGGCAGAATAGATTTAGCAGCAAAAAATGAAACACTAACAGATAGTGGTCAGTTTTTAAAGAATAGGGTTGCAAAATCTAACACTAGATATACAAACGGAAAAAATAATCAGAGAAATAACAACAACCGAGGTAAAAAACGGTACTAA
- a CDS encoding DUF493 family protein: MNKDNPEEFYARLKEQLELNNSWPSNYLYKFIIPTDVEKFKQIEEVFNNTGAVIESKKSKNGKYTSVSVTVNLKNPDAVIAKYKEVGKIKGVISL; the protein is encoded by the coding sequence ATGAACAAGGATAATCCAGAAGAATTTTATGCAAGGTTAAAGGAACAACTAGAGTTAAACAACAGTTGGCCATCTAATTACCTGTATAAATTTATTATTCCTACAGATGTAGAAAAATTTAAGCAAATAGAAGAAGTTTTTAATAATACAGGAGCAGTTATAGAGTCTAAAAAGTCTAAAAACGGTAAATATACAAGCGTTTCTGTAACTGTGAATTTAAAAAATCCGGATGCTGTTATAGCAAAATATAAAGAAGTTGGTAAAATAAAAGGAGTAATATCTTTATAA
- a CDS encoding AAA family ATPase: MKPKKIVITGGPSTGKTTVINKIDALGYTCLHEISRDVTLAAREEGITQLFLTNPLLFSDKLLEGRIKQYQNANELNKDIVFLDRGVPDVVAYLNGTDIAYGDNYNQACTNTKYDVVFIFPPWEEIHSNDNERYEDFEEAKRLHNLLDKTYRDFGYTPIIVPTGTVEERTNFILKTLNIS, from the coding sequence TTGAAACCAAAAAAGATAGTTATTACAGGCGGTCCTAGTACAGGAAAAACAACAGTTATTAATAAAATAGATGCCCTTGGGTATACTTGTTTACATGAAATATCTAGAGATGTTACCTTAGCTGCCAGAGAAGAAGGTATTACGCAACTTTTTTTAACTAATCCTTTATTATTTAGTGATAAGTTGTTAGAAGGGCGCATAAAACAATACCAAAATGCCAATGAGCTAAACAAGGATATTGTTTTTCTTGATCGTGGTGTACCAGACGTTGTTGCTTATTTAAACGGAACAGACATTGCTTATGGTGATAATTACAACCAAGCTTGTACAAATACAAAATATGATGTTGTTTTTATATTTCCGCCTTGGGAAGAAATTCACTCTAACGACAATGAAAGGTATGAGGATTTTGAAGAAGCTAAAAGGCTGCATAATTTGTTAGATAAAACATATAGAGATTTTGGCTACACTCCTATTATTGTACCAACAGGTACTGTAGAAGAGCGTACTAATTTTATTTTAAAAACTCTAAATATTAGCTAG
- a CDS encoding RecQ family ATP-dependent DNA helicase — translation MHKSPQDILQQYWGYASFRGSQQKIITAVLEQKDVLALLPTGGGKSVCYQVPALLQEGICIVVSPLIALIEDQVNSLKDKGIKALALTGGISFEEVNNLLDNCVFGNYKFLYLSPERLQQDLVKERLQQMNVNLIAIDEAHCISQWGNDFRPAYQNCSTLRDIFPIVPVIALTATATKKVALDITENLQFRNSLTIKDSFSRDNITYKVLWTEDKMYQLKQLCAQTNNSAIVYVRTRRLAEQISNYLNTNGFATTFFHGGVPKKDKKTVLNNWLNNTTKIIVATNAFGMGIDKPDVRLVVHYQIPDSIENYYQEAGRAGRDQQESSAILLLNKEDENQVKQQFLSVLPNIAFLKHLYNKLNNYFQISYGEDTQQTFQLNFNNFCNTYKLKGMLTYNALKILDQHSVISLVENYNKQATVQFIANKPTLNQYLSTHHKLVPIIQALLRTYGGIFEYPIKINTSLLAKKITVDENTILQALEKLQKDEIVNYTAQNSDLELTFLVPREDDQTINSFSKKVKELQQVKINNIDAILQYINNDKICRNVQLLAYFGEKKEKCGKCDVCISKGPSTSNSILELITSEIIDKLKNNNLSSRELIQLLPYRQETVLEALQLLLEDNKIDINTENKYTLQ, via the coding sequence GTGCATAAGAGTCCGCAAGATATTTTACAACAATACTGGGGCTATGCCAGCTTTAGGGGCTCGCAACAAAAAATAATTACTGCTGTTTTAGAGCAAAAAGATGTTTTAGCTTTATTACCTACCGGAGGAGGAAAATCTGTTTGCTACCAAGTACCCGCTCTATTACAAGAGGGCATTTGCATTGTAGTATCTCCCTTAATTGCTTTAATTGAAGACCAAGTAAATAGCTTAAAAGATAAAGGCATAAAGGCATTGGCACTTACCGGAGGTATTTCTTTTGAAGAGGTAAACAACCTTTTAGATAATTGCGTTTTTGGCAACTACAAATTTTTGTACTTATCACCAGAGCGTTTACAACAAGACTTGGTTAAAGAGCGCTTACAACAAATGAATGTAAACCTCATTGCAATTGATGAGGCACATTGTATTTCTCAATGGGGAAACGATTTTAGGCCTGCATACCAAAATTGTAGTACACTAAGAGACATTTTTCCTATTGTACCAGTTATTGCTTTAACTGCTACAGCTACTAAAAAAGTAGCATTAGATATTACAGAAAATCTTCAGTTTAGAAACTCTTTAACTATAAAAGATTCTTTCTCTAGAGATAATATTACATATAAGGTTTTATGGACAGAGGATAAAATGTACCAATTAAAACAACTTTGTGCACAAACCAATAATAGTGCTATTGTGTATGTTAGAACCAGAAGATTAGCAGAACAAATATCTAACTACCTAAACACAAACGGATTTGCTACTACTTTTTTTCACGGTGGTGTTCCTAAAAAAGATAAAAAAACAGTACTAAATAACTGGCTAAATAATACTACCAAAATTATAGTAGCTACCAATGCTTTTGGTATGGGTATAGATAAACCAGATGTTCGTTTGGTTGTACACTACCAAATTCCAGATAGTATAGAAAATTATTACCAAGAAGCTGGTAGAGCTGGTAGAGACCAACAAGAGTCTAGTGCTATTTTACTTTTAAACAAAGAAGATGAAAACCAGGTTAAACAACAATTTTTAAGTGTTTTACCAAATATTGCTTTTTTAAAACACCTATATAATAAGTTAAACAACTATTTTCAGATATCATATGGTGAGGATACACAACAGACTTTTCAATTAAACTTTAATAATTTTTGCAATACATATAAGTTAAAAGGAATGCTAACTTATAATGCACTAAAAATATTAGATCAACACTCCGTAATATCATTAGTAGAAAACTACAATAAACAAGCCACTGTACAATTTATAGCTAATAAGCCTACACTTAACCAATACCTAAGTACCCACCACAAACTTGTACCAATTATACAAGCGTTATTAAGAACCTATGGTGGTATTTTTGAGTATCCTATTAAAATTAACACCTCTTTACTAGCTAAAAAAATTACAGTTGATGAGAATACAATTCTTCAAGCATTAGAAAAGCTTCAAAAAGATGAAATTGTAAATTACACTGCACAAAATAGCGATTTAGAACTTACATTTTTAGTTCCTAGAGAAGATGACCAAACAATTAATTCATTCTCTAAAAAAGTAAAAGAATTACAACAGGTTAAAATAAATAATATTGATGCTATACTGCAGTACATTAATAATGATAAAATTTGCAGAAATGTACAACTACTAGCCTATTTTGGTGAAAAAAAAGAAAAATGCGGCAAGTGCGATGTGTGTATTAGTAAAGGCCCCAGCACTAGCAATAGTATTTTAGAGCTCATAACATCAGAAATAATAGATAAACTAAAAAATAACAATTTAAGTTCTAGAGAATTAATACAATTATTGCCTTACAGACAAGAAACAGTTTTAGAAGCTTTACAACTTTTATTAGAAGATAACAAAATAGATATTAACACAGAAAATAAATATACCCTACAATAA
- the fmt gene encoding methionyl-tRNA formyltransferase codes for MSNLRIVFMGTPDFAVTILNSLIQHKYNVVGVITAPDKPAGRGRKIHTSAVKQYAEKNNLTILQPTNLKAPAFIEELKALEANLQIVVAFRMLPKVVWQMPKYGTFNLHASLLPQYRGAAPINWAIINGETETGVTTFFIDDKIDTGETILHKKTNISATENAGALHDKLMHLGAELVIETVELIEKEEVTTKKQEENSNLKLAYKIHKDTCKIDWTADATKTYNLIRGLSPYPAAWTTLYNNHSKIDLKIYTTELIEETHNLNPGKLVFDKKTIKVAVPNGYIKLLEIQLSGKRRMKTSDVLNGLQLKETAYLD; via the coding sequence ATGAGTAATTTACGTATTGTTTTTATGGGAACGCCAGACTTTGCCGTTACCATTTTAAATAGTTTAATACAACACAAATACAATGTGGTTGGTGTAATTACAGCTCCAGACAAGCCAGCTGGGCGTGGTAGAAAAATACACACTTCTGCAGTAAAACAATATGCAGAGAAAAACAACCTTACTATTTTACAACCTACAAACCTAAAGGCCCCTGCTTTTATAGAAGAATTAAAAGCTCTTGAGGCTAACTTACAAATTGTTGTTGCATTTAGGATGTTACCTAAAGTGGTTTGGCAAATGCCTAAATATGGCACATTTAATTTGCACGCTTCTTTATTACCACAATACCGCGGTGCCGCTCCTATTAATTGGGCTATTATAAACGGGGAAACAGAAACTGGTGTTACTACTTTTTTTATAGATGATAAAATTGACACAGGAGAAACTATTCTACATAAAAAAACAAACATTTCTGCTACTGAAAATGCAGGCGCATTGCACGACAAGCTTATGCATTTAGGAGCAGAACTTGTTATAGAAACTGTAGAGTTAATAGAAAAAGAAGAAGTAACTACAAAAAAGCAAGAAGAAAATAGCAATTTAAAATTAGCTTACAAGATACATAAAGACACCTGTAAAATAGATTGGACAGCAGATGCCACAAAAACCTACAACTTAATAAGAGGTCTTAGTCCTTACCCTGCAGCTTGGACTACTTTATATAATAATCATAGTAAAATAGATTTAAAAATTTACACTACAGAATTAATAGAAGAAACACATAACCTAAACCCCGGAAAATTAGTTTTTGATAAAAAAACTATAAAAGTAGCCGTACCTAATGGGTACATAAAATTGTTAGAAATACAGCTTTCTGGTAAGCGAAGAATGAAAACTAGCGATGTTTTAAACGGTTTACAATTAAAAGAAACCGCATATTTAGACTAG
- a CDS encoding HU family DNA-binding protein has protein sequence MNKTELIDAMAADAGITKAAAKKALESFLGNVEGSLKKGDRVSLVGFGSWSVTRREARDGRNPQTGKTIKIAAKNVVKFKAGTELSNSVN, from the coding sequence ATGAACAAAACAGAATTAATCGATGCTATGGCAGCTGACGCTGGCATCACTAAAGCAGCAGCAAAAAAAGCATTAGAATCTTTTTTAGGAAACGTAGAAGGATCACTTAAAAAAGGTGACAGAGTTTCTTTAGTTGGTTTTGGATCTTGGTCTGTGACTAGAAGAGAAGCAAGAGACGGTAGAAACCCACAGACTGGTAAAACTATCAAGATTGCAGCTAAAAACGTTGTTAAATTTAAAGCAGGTACTGAGTTAAGCAACTCTGTAAACTAA
- a CDS encoding YqgE/AlgH family protein, with protein MPINQPQKGNLLIAEPSLTGDVSFNRSIVLLAEHNNDGSVGFILNKPLEYTINDLVDDIKPSFRVYNGGPVEQDNLYFIHKVPDLIEGSIEISNGIFWGGDFQKIVGLINNNIITQNDIRFFLGYSGWDSMQLDYELTSKSWIIATNEHKSLILEKCTNNLWKEKMDQLGGDYLLWSNAPENPALN; from the coding sequence ATGCCAATAAACCAACCACAAAAAGGAAACCTCCTTATAGCAGAACCATCACTAACTGGTGATGTTTCTTTTAATAGGTCTATAGTATTATTAGCAGAACACAATAATGATGGCTCTGTAGGCTTTATTCTAAACAAGCCTTTAGAATATACCATTAATGACCTTGTAGATGATATAAAACCCTCTTTTAGAGTTTATAACGGCGGCCCCGTAGAACAAGACAACCTTTACTTTATACATAAGGTACCAGACCTTATAGAAGGCAGTATAGAAATATCTAATGGTATTTTTTGGGGTGGTGACTTCCAAAAAATTGTTGGTTTAATCAACAACAACATTATTACCCAAAATGATATTCGTTTTTTCTTAGGATATTCTGGTTGGGATTCTATGCAATTAGACTATGAGTTAACGTCAAAATCTTGGATAATTGCCACAAACGAGCACAAAAGTCTAATTTTAGAAAAATGCACCAATAACCTATGGAAAGAAAAAATGGACCAATTAGGAGGTGATTACCTTTTATGGTCTAATGCTCCAGAAAACCCTGCTTTAAACTAA
- a CDS encoding aminotransferase class IV, whose protein sequence is MINFNGELVENNTLFLNEENRGLRYGDSLFESLRVVNGKIYFWEDHYLRLMASMRILRMEIPMNFTMEYLEEQILNTIEASNVQNEALRIRLTVFRNNGGLYLPNSNNVSFIIEAKVLENAFYVHSNEHYEVELFKDHYVNTGLLSTLKSNNKLINVLGSIYAKENGYNNCLLLNNQKQVVEALNGNLFLVKGNTIKTPPLKDGCLNGITRKKLIASLEKLENYTLEEASISPFELQKADELFVTNAITGIQSITKYRKKEYANTVAKDLLGKLNAIARLS, encoded by the coding sequence ATGATAAATTTTAACGGAGAACTAGTAGAAAACAATACTTTATTTTTAAATGAAGAAAACAGAGGATTGCGTTATGGCGACTCATTGTTTGAAAGTTTACGTGTTGTAAATGGAAAAATTTATTTTTGGGAAGATCATTATTTACGCTTAATGGCTTCTATGCGTATTTTGCGTATGGAAATACCAATGAATTTTACAATGGAGTATTTAGAAGAACAAATTTTAAATACTATTGAAGCTAGTAATGTACAAAATGAAGCTTTGCGTATACGATTAACGGTTTTTAGAAACAATGGAGGTTTGTACTTGCCAAATTCTAATAATGTTAGTTTTATTATAGAAGCAAAAGTATTAGAAAATGCTTTTTATGTACACTCTAATGAGCATTATGAGGTAGAGCTTTTTAAAGATCATTATGTAAATACAGGTTTATTGTCTACATTAAAGTCTAACAACAAACTTATAAACGTTTTAGGTAGCATTTACGCTAAGGAAAATGGTTATAACAACTGTTTGTTACTTAACAACCAAAAACAAGTTGTAGAGGCTTTAAATGGTAATTTGTTTTTAGTTAAAGGAAATACAATAAAAACACCACCACTAAAAGATGGTTGTTTAAATGGTATTACACGTAAAAAATTAATTGCAAGTTTAGAGAAATTAGAGAATTATACGCTTGAAGAAGCATCTATATCTCCTTTTGAACTGCAAAAAGCAGATGAGTTGTTTGTAACAAATGCAATTACAGGCATACAATCCATTACAAAATACAGGAAAAAAGAATACGCTAATACTGTTGCTAAAGATTTATTAGGAAAACTAAATGCAATAGCTAGGTTGTCTTAG
- a CDS encoding START-like domain-containing protein, translating to MSDKINYELEFVIQSSPQMLYQYISTPSGLSEWFADNVNSRGEKFTFIWDGSEEVANLLKKKSDEFIRFAWEDDDDDCYFELRIKVDDITSDVSLFISDFAEEDEVEEGKLLWTNQISSLKQVLGSA from the coding sequence ATGAGCGATAAAATTAACTATGAACTAGAGTTTGTGATACAATCCTCACCACAAATGCTTTACCAATATATATCTACACCATCTGGCTTATCAGAATGGTTTGCAGACAACGTTAACTCAAGAGGAGAAAAATTTACATTTATTTGGGACGGATCTGAAGAAGTTGCTAATTTATTAAAGAAAAAAAGTGATGAATTTATTCGTTTTGCTTGGGAAGATGACGATGATGATTGTTATTTTGAACTTCGTATTAAGGTAGATGATATTACATCAGACGTGTCTTTATTTATTTCTGACTTTGCTGAGGAAGATGAAGTAGAGGAAGGTAAATTATTATGGACAAATCAAATTTCTAGTTTAAAACAAGTCTTAGGATCTGCCTAG
- the trxA gene encoding thioredoxin — protein MSKFSEIINKDIPVLVDFYAEWCGPCKTMSPILKQVKDNLQDKVSIVKIDVDKNQKLAAKYQVKGVPTLVLFKNGKQVWRQSGVLQKNELLSIITQAN, from the coding sequence ATGAGTAAATTTTCAGAAATTATAAACAAAGACATTCCTGTTTTAGTAGACTTTTATGCAGAATGGTGCGGGCCTTGCAAAACAATGAGTCCTATTTTAAAACAAGTAAAAGACAATTTACAAGACAAGGTTTCTATTGTTAAAATAGATGTAGATAAAAACCAAAAACTAGCTGCTAAATACCAAGTAAAGGGCGTGCCTACTTTAGTGCTTTTTAAAAACGGCAAACAAGTTTGGAGACAGTCTGGAGTGTTACAAAAAAACGAATTACTATCTATTATTACACAAGCTAACTAA
- a CDS encoding methyltransferase domain-containing protein, giving the protein MNLTEDYWDNRYKKSDIGWDIGEISTPLKNYFDQLKNKETRILIPGGGNSYEAEYLHKNGFKNIYVVDVSKTALNNFNARVPNFPKQHLLHSNFFDLDFNFDLIIEQTFFCAINPKLRLDYTVKAHSLLHKNGKVAGLLFNIPLNTNEPPFGGSKNEYLTYFKPYFEIKTMEEAYNSIKPRAGKELFFIITKKEK; this is encoded by the coding sequence ATGAACCTTACTGAAGATTATTGGGACAATAGGTATAAAAAAAGCGATATTGGTTGGGATATTGGTGAAATTTCTACACCTTTAAAAAATTATTTTGACCAATTAAAAAATAAAGAAACACGTATTTTAATACCTGGTGGCGGAAATAGTTATGAAGCAGAATACTTGCATAAAAACGGATTTAAAAATATTTATGTAGTTGATGTCTCTAAAACAGCGCTAAATAATTTTAATGCTAGAGTACCTAATTTTCCTAAACAACACCTTCTCCACTCTAACTTTTTTGATTTAGACTTTAATTTTGATTTAATTATAGAACAAACATTTTTCTGTGCTATTAACCCTAAGCTAAGACTAGATTATACTGTAAAAGCACATAGTTTATTACATAAAAACGGAAAAGTAGCCGGTTTACTATTTAATATTCCATTAAATACTAATGAACCACCTTTTGGAGGATCTAAAAATGAATATCTTACGTACTTTAAGCCATATTTTGAAATAAAAACTATGGAAGAAGCATACAACTCTATAAAGCCAAGAGCAGGAAAAGAGTTGTTTTTTATCATTACTAAAAAAGAAAAATAA